In one window of Erinaceus europaeus chromosome 17, mEriEur2.1, whole genome shotgun sequence DNA:
- the CHRM4 gene encoding muscarinic acetylcholine receptor M4 yields the protein MANFTPVNGSSGNQSVRLVTSTHNRYETVEMVFIATVTGSLSLVTVVGNILVMLSIKVNRQLQTVNNYFLFSLACADLIIGAFSMNLYTVYIIKGYWPLGAVVCDLWLALDYVVSNASVMNLLIISFDRYFCVTKPLTYPARRTTKMAGLMIAAAWVLSFVLWAPAILFWQFVVGKRTVPDNQCFIQFLSNPAVTFGTAIAAFYLPVVIMTVLYVHISLASRSRVHKHRPEGPKEKKVKTLAFLKSPLVKQSVKKPPPGAAAREDLRNGKLEEAPPPVLPPPPRPLADKDTSNESSSGSATQNTKERLPTELSTTEATALSTPAPALQPRALNPASKWSKIQIVTKQTGNECVTAIEIVPATPAGMRPAANVARKFASIARNQVRKKRQMAARERKVTRTIFAILLAFILTWTPYNVMVLVNTFCQSCIPDTVWSIGYWLCYVNSTINPACYALCNATFKKTFRHLLLCQYRNIGTAR from the coding sequence ATGGCCAACTTCACCCCAGTCAATGGCAGCTCGGGCAACCAGTCTGTGCGTCTGGTCACGTCCACCCACAACCGCTATGAGACAGTGGAAATGGTGTTCATCGCCACGGTGACGGGCTCGCTGAGCCTGGTGACTGTCGTGGGTAACATCCTGGTGATGCTGTCCATCAAGGTCAACCGACAACTGCAGACGGTTAATAACTACTTCCTCTTCAGCCTGGCCTGCGCCGACCTCATCATCGGCGCCTTCTCCATGAACCTCTACACCGTGTACATCATCAAGGGCTACTGGCCACTGGGTGCCGTGGTCTGTGACCTCTGGCTGGCCCTGGACTATGTGGTGAGTAACGCCTCTGTCATGAACCTCCTCATCATCAGCTTCGACCGATACTTCTGCGTCACCAAGCCCCTCACCTACCCAGCCCGACGCACCACCAAGATGGCAGGCCTCATGATTGCCGCTGCCTGGGTGCTGTCCTTCGTGCTCTGGGCGCCTGCTATCCTCTTCTGGCAGTTTGTGGTGGGCAAGCGGACGGTGCCAGACAACCAGTGCTTCATCCAGTTCCTGTCCAACCCAGCAGTGACCTTCGGCACGGCCATTGCGGCCTTCTACCTGCCTGTGGTCATCATGACAGTGCTATACGTACACATCTCCCTGGCCAGCCGCAGCCGGGTCCACAAGCACCGGCCCGAGGGCCCCAAGGAGAAGAAGGTCAAGACACTGGCCTTCCTCAAGAGCCCCCTGGTGAAGCAGAGTGTCAAGAAGCCCCCACCCGGGGCAGCCGCCCGGGAGGACCTACGCAACGGCAAGCTGGAGGAGGCCCCACCGCCAGTGCTGCCACCCCCGCCACGCCCGCTGGCCGACAAGGACACGTCCAATGAGTCGAGCTCGGGCAGCGCCACCCAGAACACCAAGGAGCGGCTGCCCACCGAGCTGTCCACCACAGAGGCCACGGCCCTGTCCACGCCTGCCCCGGCCCTGCAGCCAAGGGCCCTCAACCCAGCCTCCAAGTGGTCCAAGATCCAGATCGTGACGAAACAGACCGGCAACGAGTGTGTGACGGCCATCGAAATTGTGCCTGCCACGCCGGCCGGCATGCGCCCCGCCGCCAACGTGGCCCGAAAGTTTGCCAGCATCGCCCGCAACCAGGTGCGTAAAAAGCGGCAGATGGCGGCCCGGGAGCGCAAGGTGACGCGGACCATCTTTGCCATCCTGCTGGCCTTCATCCTCACCTGGACGCCCTACAATGTCATGGTCCTGGTGAACACCTTCTGCCAGAGCTGCATCCCCGACACGGTGTGGTCCATTGGTTACTGGCTCTGCTACGTCAACAGCACCATCAACCCCGCCTGCTACGCCCTCTGCAACGCCACCTTCAAGAAGACCTTCAGGCACCTGCTGCTGTGCCAGTATCGGAACATCGGCACTGCCAGGTAG
- the MDK gene encoding midkine has protein sequence MQHRGALLFLALLTLLALTSAAAKKKDKVKKGGLSGECAEWTWGPCTPSSKDCGEGFREGTCGTRTERFRCRVPCNWKKEFGADCKYKFENWGACDGGSGTKARQGTLKKARYNAQCQETIRVTKPCTPKTKAKAKAKKGKGKD, from the exons ATGCAGCACCGAGGCGCCCTCCTCTTCCTCGCGCTCCTCACCCTTCTGGCGCTCACCTCCGCGGCGGCCAAAAAGAAAG ACAAAGTGAAGAAGGGCGGCCTGAGCGGCGAGTGCGCCGAGTGGACTTGGGGGCCCTGCACCCCCAGCAGCAAGGACTGCGGCGAGGGCTTCCGCGAGGGCACCTGCGGGACCCGGACGGAGCGCTTCCGCTGCCGGGTGCCCTGCAACTGGAAGAAGGAGTTTGGAG CCGACTGCAAGTACAAGTTTGAGAACTGGGGAGCCTGTGATGGGGGCTCAGGCACCAAGGCCCGCCAGGGCACCCTGAAGAAGGCGCGGTACAATGCGCAGTGCCAGGAGACCATTCGCGTGACCAAGCCCTGCACCCCCAAGACCAAAGCCAAGGCCAAAG ccaaaaaagggaaggggaaggactaG